The genomic stretch GCAGCAACCCCATAGTGCCCAAGTCCAGCCCTTGGGGAGGGCACAGAGACTACAGACCAAGAGGAAACACCTCTGTGAGGGCATCCCCATCACTGCAACACAAGCCACTTCAGGAACAACAGAGCAGGAGGTGCACCAACGCGAGGAACTGCTCCCCTTCCAGCAGCCGGTCAGGACGTTATCTCTGACAGACAGGGTGAGGACAAGCACAGCAAGGTGTATTTGCAGAGTCAAGGGAGCGTAAGCAGAACTACGAGCTCCTTCATAAGCTATGCTAGCTCTTGCCTGCAGTCACCCTCAACATGGACCCAGAACTGCCTGCCCTCCAAGCTGCAGAAACCCACCACCATAAATCCCTCTCCTGCTTCAAGGTCGGCCCTCTGCTGCATGAGGGCACCTCTTGTGTGGTGTATTGCCCCCCGACCAAGGGGGCTCCAACACATGCACAGTCATGGCAGCCACTTATGCTGTCCCAATCGGGCACAGTGCCTGGTGGTTTCTGGCCACACCAGTCACTTGTCAATCTAAACTTAGGTGGTTGGCCAGTGGCCATGCTGGCCTCAGCTTAACAGTCCCATTGGCCAATCTTCTGTGTTTTTACTCCCTGTAAACCACATTGATGTACCACATTGACCTTTATATGAAGTGTTGCAGGCATACGGGCCAAATTTGCTGCTCACACAGCCAAAGAAGTTGTTTGTGGTTGCTCTTAAATACTGTCCTTCCTCATCAGTGAGTgggcagaagaggaggaggagtagAGTGGGGGATGTTTCCCATATATGAAAAATGCAGCCCTGAAAATTTGAGGCAAAGCCTTATAAGGTTCTTACTGGCTTTCAGGTACTAGGAAATTAGCTTAGGCATTTAGGTTGAATAGGACTTGATGGGTTAAGTATAATAGATGCTTAACAGTCTACAGATAGCAAAGCAGTGATTACAGGCACATTGGATGATTAAAAGTTCGATGCTTTGTGATGGTGAAAACCGGTTATGCGTTGGTTAGAGGAAGGGAGGATGGGTTCTGCACTGCTGTCGTGGTtccagcccagccggtaacaaaggaccacgcagccgctcgctcactcctcctgcccccctccagtgggatggggaggagatggaggagagaaaaggaaaaaaactggaacctcgagggttgagataatggcagtttactgggacaacacaattaaaaaaaaaaaaggttacaacAACAccaacggtactaatgaaagagtatacaaaaagagtgatgcacagtgcaactgctcaccacccggaacccgacgctccaccacttcccccaccgaaagtccAGAGAATCCCCCTACCCTGGCCcactccccatttatatactgagcatgatgtcacacggtatggaatagctccttggctagttcaggttagctgccctggctatgccccccacctcccaggttcctgtaaaaattaactctatcccagctgaacccaggacattatccaccccttattctataccaatctacatcatgcccagatcttacattttccaatcaaccactaccactttccttgtcttatatataagtatatggaCACcctcccaccacacacacacacacaaatagtATTACCTTAGTCGATGGGCTATCCCTCTAATGTGTCCATCAATTTTATTTAGCCCATGATTTTGGGgctccatctgttgtaacagttcttcaggataagagagatggtgtgaggtgttggattgttgtatgctgcctctggaacttgtggCTAGTACATTTGGTGCAACCCACGCCCTTGGTCTGCAGATCGAAGATGTTGGTCTTGAGGAAATTGCTAGGCACCAGTTCAAGTTCTATCActgttgtacttggctcagtttcAAAGTCCATCCTGCAGacatttgggtaattcttacagtaatacccttgatatggcatatagacacTACAGATACAATGACATGCATTGGtaggttatttagcagttaaatatcATACAGCctaattcactggctattccatcccaaaatcaaatctctcTGAGGTACACATGGAACTTCCCCATCCTTttgcatcacccaccaggtgtacccaggtccctgagcaaaatCAACCccttgaatgggtttgccttGCTTGAGGGAGGATTAACCCAcactgtctttcctaacatactcctcatgcgcactacagggactttatgcccttctatagtatgtggaagtcttggttgggtGGGGCCAGCCCGACTGGCGgatcctctagtattaactaaccaggtggcttttgttaaatgtgtatcccaatgtttgaaagttccaccccccatcgctctcaatgtagttttcagcagtccattgtatcgttcGATTTTTCCGGAGGCCAGTGcgtgataagggatgtgatatacccactcaatgccatgttctttggcccaggtatctatgaggttgtttcggaagTGAGTCCCGTTATCTGACTcgattctttctggggtgccatgttgCCATAAAActttctcttcaaggcccagcatagtgttctgggcagtggcatgggacacagggtatgtttccagccatccagtggttgcttccaccattgtaagcacatagcgcttgccttggtgggttcgtgggagtgtgatatagtcaatctgccaggcctcccactgtttatatttcagccatcgccctccatacgACAGGGGGTTTAgccgcttggcttgcttaattgcagcacatgtttcacattcatggataacctgtgcgatagtgtccatggcCAACTCCACCCCTCGATCAcaagcccatctatatgttgcatctctcccctgatggcctgaggtatcgtgggcccactgagccataaatagctcacccctacgttgccagtccaggtccacctgagacacttcaatcttggcggcctgatctgcctgctggttgttttgatgttcttcagtggcccgactcttgggtacatgagcatctacgtgacgtacttttaccactagcttctctatccgAACAGtgatatcttgccacagtgcagcagcccagatgggtttacctctgcgctgccagttgctctgcttccattgctgtaaccacccccatagggcatttgccaccatccatgagtcagtatagagatagagcactggccacttctctctttcagtaatgtctaacgctagctggatggctttcacctctgcaaactgacttgattcaccttctccttcagcagtttctgtgactagtcgtgtaggactccatatagcagccttccacctccaatgttttcccacaatgcgacaggacccatcagtgaacagggcatattgcctctcattttctggcagtttattatgGACATTATACATATACATTCcattatacagcggggcctcttcagcccgtgtcacctcctcctctggcgacattccaaaatctttgccttctggccagtccgtgatcacttccacaattcctgggcgactggggtttcctatgcgagctcgttgtgtgatcagtgtgGCCCACTTACTCCACATGGCATCAGTTccatgatgtgtagaggaaaccttccctttgaacatccagcccagcactggcagtcggggtgctaagaggagctgtgtttcagtaccaaccacttctgaggcagctcgaactccttcatatgctgccaatatctctttttcagttggagtatagcgagcctcggatcctctgTATCCCTgactccagaaccccaggggtcggcctcgggtctccccaggtgctttctgccaaaggctccaggtagggccattctccccagctgcagtatagagcacatttttaacatcttgtcctgccccgactggcccaagagctactgcacgaacaatctcccgcttaatttgttcaaaggcttgtcattgctcaggcccccatttaaaatcattcttcttccaggtaacttggtagagaggacttacaatttgagtgtaatttggaatatgcattctccaaaagcccacaacacctaagaaagcctgtgtttcctttttattagtcggtgGGGACATAGCTGTTATTTTGTTGATCACACCCATAGGGATCTGACGACACCcgtcttgccattttactcctaagaactggatctcctgcgcaggtcccttgaccttactttctttgatggcgaaaccagctttcaaaaggatttggattattttcttccctttctcaaaaacttcttctgccgtgttgcccatacgatgatgtcatcaatgtactgcaggtgctctggagcttcacctttttctagtgcagcctggatcagtccatggcaaatggtggggctgtgtttccacccctggggcagtcgattccaggtgtactggacgcccctccaagtgaaagcaaactgtggcctgcactctgctgccaaaggaatggagaaaaatgcattagcaatgtcaattgtggcataccacttagctgactttgattccagttcatattgaagctctaacatatctggcacagcagcactcagtggtggcatgacttcattcagcccataataatctactgttagtctccatttCCCATTAGGTTTCCGCACGGGCCctatgggactattaaagggtgagtgagtcttgctgatcactccttggctctccaattggcaaatcagcttatggatggggatcGGGGAGTCTtggttggtgcgatattgccgccggtgcaccgtcgtggtagcaattggcacctgttgttcttcaaccttcagcaaccccacaaccgaagggtcttgggagagaccaggcagggtagacagctgctcaATCTCCTCcgtctccaatgcagctataccaaaggcccaacagtacccttttgggtccttgaaataccccctcctgagataatctataccaaggatgcatggggcctctgggccagttgcaatggggtgtttatgccactcgTTCCCAgttagactcatttcagcttccacaacggttagctcttgggatcccccgtcacaccagagatacagatgggttctgcccctttataacttgatggcattagggtacattgtgcaccagtgtctactagagccttatattcctgtgggtctgatgtgccaggccatcgaatccacactgtccagtagactcggttgtccctctcctccacctggctggaggcagggcccctctaatcctggttagaatatccgttactcactttttgcacacatgaatcagaagtcccttcaagaggatcagaaatgagatcagcCCATCTACTGCGTCCGGGGGACTGCTCAcaggaaactggagcagcagttttccaagaagaatcctcttttctggttgctttttcTCGCAACTCCCGTACCCGTGCATCCAggactgaggtaggttttccatcccacttcctcatgtcctctccatggtcacgcaggtaaaaccacaggttagcccgttgtgtgtactttctctctcctctctcttgggcagaggaatgCTTACTCCCAATAACTGCGCTGCGGGCCtgtacaggtgaggaggaggatatatccactttgaattgctggaattctcgggacaattcctctacagccGAGACACAGGCctgtagggaggaagagagacttccttcgtATTGCTGGAGTTGGACAGCCAATTCATCCACCAtttgtccatagccttctttccaggacattactgccaatgagttggcataggttggtggtgcacttcgtagaaacttccgccacatcggttgtgtgcattggacttcatctggatctgtgggtgactgcgcattttct from Buteo buteo chromosome 9, bButBut1.hap1.1, whole genome shotgun sequence encodes the following:
- the LOC142034972 gene encoding uncharacterized protein LOC142034972, which translates into the protein MRKDFSRHPGEHIVTWLLRCWDNGASSVELEGKEAKQLGSLSREGGIDKAIGRKTQVLSLWRRLLLGVKERYPFRDEVTCHQGKWTTMERGIQYLRELALLEVIYNDPENAQSPTDPDEVQCTQPMWRKFLRSAPPTYANSLAVMSWKEGYGQMVDELAVQLQQYEGSLSSSLQACVSAVEELSREFQQFKVDISSSSPVQARSAVIGSKHSSAQERGERKYTQRANLWFYLRDHGEDMRKWDGKPTSVLDARVRELREKATRKEDSSWKTAAPVSCEQSPGRSRWADLISDPLEGTSDSCVQKQSAGHSLLSLGGASSTPGIDCPRGGNTAPPFAMD